Proteins encoded together in one Prevotella scopos JCM 17725 window:
- a CDS encoding efflux transporter outer membrane subunit has translation MKKINIIIIVLAGLSLTGCKSLYGNYERPDVKTNGIVRDPVDDKATLEGANDFGNLPWRSVFTDPHLQTLIEKAINNNPDLLNAALNVDIAEQQVKAAKLSFLPSVVFAPTGTISHFGTHTSSTQSYSLPISASWEIDLFGKLRSSKKAAQMAMMQAQDYKVYAQTNLIGSVANLYYTLLMLDRQKQIVDDMLGLTKNTWDVMKLQMEFGRARSTSVQSAEAAYYSVQTQSADIRRQIRETENTLSLLLGEPAQTIARGSLDNQSLPANFAGGIGVQLLSNRADVHANEMALAQCFYNVQTARSRFYPSLTISPTGAWTNSGGMVNPGKLLLSVVGSLTQPIFMRGQLVAGLRVAEDKYKQAYNTWQNSILKAGSEVSNALVAYNAANEKEQLRKQQIDVLKTNVEHTQMLYTQSSSTYLEVITAQQSLLNAEISQVQEQFTKLQSIVNLYKALGGGAK, from the coding sequence ATGAAGAAAATAAATATAATCATCATAGTTCTTGCAGGCCTGTCACTGACAGGCTGTAAGAGTCTCTATGGCAATTACGAACGCCCTGACGTTAAGACGAATGGCATTGTGCGCGATCCTGTTGATGACAAGGCAACGCTTGAAGGTGCTAACGACTTTGGTAATCTGCCATGGCGCAGTGTCTTTACTGACCCACATCTGCAGACTCTTATTGAGAAGGCAATTAATAATAACCCTGACTTGCTCAATGCAGCATTGAATGTTGATATTGCCGAGCAGCAGGTTAAGGCGGCTAAGTTGTCTTTCTTGCCATCAGTCGTCTTTGCACCGACAGGAACTATCTCTCATTTCGGAACGCATACGTCATCTACACAATCTTACTCACTTCCTATCTCAGCAAGTTGGGAGATAGACCTCTTTGGAAAGCTTCGTTCTTCAAAGAAGGCTGCTCAGATGGCGATGATGCAGGCACAGGATTATAAGGTTTATGCGCAGACAAACCTCATTGGTAGCGTGGCTAACCTTTACTATACCCTCTTGATGCTCGATCGTCAGAAGCAGATTGTAGATGATATGTTAGGTCTTACCAAGAATACTTGGGATGTGATGAAACTCCAGATGGAGTTCGGTCGTGCTCGTTCAACGAGTGTACAGAGTGCTGAAGCTGCCTACTATAGTGTTCAGACACAGTCGGCTGATATTCGTCGTCAGATTCGTGAGACCGAGAATACGCTTAGCTTACTCCTTGGCGAGCCTGCTCAGACCATAGCACGTGGTAGTCTTGATAATCAGAGTTTGCCTGCTAACTTCGCTGGTGGAATTGGTGTACAGTTGTTGAGCAATCGTGCTGATGTTCACGCTAACGAAATGGCTTTGGCACAGTGCTTCTATAATGTTCAAACTGCTCGTAGCCGTTTCTATCCATCATTGACCATTTCTCCTACTGGTGCTTGGACTAATAGTGGTGGCATGGTGAATCCAGGTAAACTTCTCTTGAGTGTTGTGGGTAGCCTTACACAGCCTATTTTTATGCGTGGTCAGCTGGTAGCAGGATTACGTGTTGCAGAGGATAAGTATAAGCAGGCATACAATACATGGCAGAATAGTATTCTTAAGGCTGGCTCAGAGGTGAGCAATGCGCTTGTAGCATACAATGCTGCTAATGAAAAAGAGCAGTTGCGTAAGCAGCAGATTGATGTCTTGAAGACGAATGTTGAGCATACACAGATGCTCTATACTCAGAGTTCAAGCACTTATCTTGAGGTTATCACTGCACAGCAGAGTCTGCTCAATGCTGAAATCTCACAGGTACAGGAACAGTTTACAAAGCTTCAGTCAATTGTCAATCTGTACAAAGCCTTAGGTGGAGGCGCAAAGTAA
- a CDS encoding DUF1599 domain-containing protein, translating to MASQLTKTQQEFQDVLAECRSLFGKKLHDYGASWRILRPSSLTDQLFIKAKRIRSLEIKGESLVGEGIRPEFIALINYSIVGLIQLEKGFVDSVDMTPDEALALYDSYAKEAYELMIKKNHDYGEAWRDMRVSSYTDLILTKIERIKEIEDLGGATLISEGIDANYMDIMNYAVFGAIKLHE from the coding sequence ATGGCAAGTCAACTGACAAAGACACAGCAGGAATTTCAAGATGTACTCGCAGAGTGCAGAAGTCTATTTGGAAAGAAGCTCCATGACTATGGTGCTTCATGGCGTATTTTGCGCCCTTCTTCCCTTACTGATCAGCTTTTTATTAAGGCGAAACGCATCCGTTCTTTGGAGATTAAGGGTGAGAGTTTGGTGGGGGAAGGTATTCGTCCAGAATTCATTGCGCTGATAAACTACAGTATCGTAGGACTTATCCAGTTGGAAAAAGGCTTTGTCGACAGCGTTGACATGACCCCTGATGAGGCATTGGCACTTTACGATTCTTATGCGAAAGAGGCTTACGAGCTGATGATTAAGAAGAATCATGACTATGGCGAAGCTTGGCGCGATATGCGTGTCAGCAGCTATACCGACCTTATCTTAACAAAGATTGAACGCATTAAGGAGATTGAAGACCTTGGTGGTGCAACGCTTATCAGCGAGGGTATCGATGCCAATTATATGGATATAATGAACTACGCTGTTTTTGGAGCAATCAAACTACATGAATAA
- a CDS encoding efflux RND transporter permease subunit, producing the protein MTFTNFIKRPVLSTVISIFFVLLGIIGLISLPIEQYPNIAPPTISIQTFYQGADAQTVLNSVITPLEESINGVENMTYMESTATNAGMAMITVYFKQGADPNMAAVNVQNRVSQAQALLPAEVTRAGVTVSKRQSSNVVMYSLTTDDGRYDDEFLTNYNNINIVPMLKRINGVGDVHIPGMKTYSMRIWLYPDKMKQHKLVPSDVSMALAEQNIEAAPGSFGEQSNQKFEYTMRYKGRLKTPEEYGNIIISSNTNGQTVHLRDVAKVELGGLMYSVMMKNNSRPAVIGMVNQVAGSNATQIADDVKTALADAQKQMPPGMKVTIEQDVTEFLFASIEEVVFTLFITLLLVFFVVYIFLQDFRSTVIPMIAVPVALIGTFFFLWVFGFSINLLTLSALLLAIAIVVDDAIVVVEAVHAKLDLGYKSALTAAIDAMNEISGAIISITLVMAAVFVPVSFMGGTSGTFYREFGVTMAVSIVISALNALTLSPALCAIFLKPHSKDEGHKKLSRVDRFHMAFNTQYDKINTKYQKVVEKIINHRWISSLTVVLGIVALVVTMKFTQTGLVPNEDTGTLFAMISLPPGTSQVETQKVTDQIDRMLASNPYIERREQIVGYNFMAGQGSNQSTFIIKLKPFAEREYGMIDRIKSVFDGAGIAGLFIDPTSSNMILGMIYKQTASIKGAQIIAFGPPMIPGYGLSNGVSFVLQDKTGGDLNKFYKVAQDYLAALSKRPEFSRALTTYNPNYPQYMVDVDVAKAKQAGTSPAAILSVLQGYYGGMYASNFNSYGKLFRVMIQGTVESRMSEDGLTNIYVRTAGGMAPVSEFCTLKRVYGPSNITRFNLFTSIAINATPANGYSSGQAIQAAEEVAKQVLPQGYGYEFSGLTRSEKEASNSTAMIFVLCIVFVYLILSAQYESYILPLAVILSIPIGLAGAFIFTIIFGHSNDIYMQISLIMLIGLLAKNAILIVEFALERRRTGMAIKYAAILGAGARLRPILMTSLAMIIGLLPLMFASGVGRNGNQTLGAAAVGGMLIGTLCQVFVVPALFAFFQHLQERLKPLVFEDEASREVIKELEQFSKGPATDYKIEE; encoded by the coding sequence ATGACATTTACGAATTTTATCAAACGACCGGTATTGTCAACGGTTATATCAATCTTCTTTGTACTCTTGGGTATCATTGGATTGATATCACTGCCTATTGAACAATATCCGAATATTGCTCCTCCTACGATTTCTATTCAGACATTTTATCAAGGAGCAGATGCACAGACCGTATTGAATTCAGTTATCACACCGTTGGAGGAAAGTATCAATGGTGTTGAAAACATGACCTATATGGAGTCAACAGCAACCAATGCTGGTATGGCAATGATTACTGTTTACTTCAAGCAGGGTGCAGACCCTAATATGGCAGCAGTCAATGTACAGAACCGTGTGTCGCAAGCACAGGCGTTGTTGCCAGCAGAAGTAACACGTGCGGGTGTGACGGTGTCAAAGCGTCAGAGCTCAAATGTTGTTATGTATTCATTGACAACAGATGACGGACGATATGATGATGAGTTCTTGACGAACTATAACAATATCAATATCGTGCCAATGTTGAAGCGTATCAATGGTGTCGGTGACGTACACATACCGGGTATGAAGACCTACTCTATGCGTATCTGGCTGTATCCAGATAAGATGAAGCAGCATAAACTTGTCCCATCAGATGTATCTATGGCTTTGGCAGAGCAGAATATTGAGGCTGCGCCGGGTTCATTTGGTGAGCAGAGCAATCAGAAGTTTGAGTATACCATGCGTTATAAGGGACGTCTAAAGACTCCAGAGGAGTATGGCAATATCATTATTTCAAGCAATACCAATGGTCAAACCGTTCACTTGCGCGATGTAGCAAAGGTTGAGTTGGGTGGTCTGATGTATTCAGTTATGATGAAGAACAACAGCCGTCCTGCTGTTATTGGTATGGTAAACCAGGTCGCTGGTTCAAATGCTACACAGATTGCAGATGATGTGAAGACTGCCTTGGCTGATGCTCAGAAGCAGATGCCGCCGGGCATGAAAGTTACAATTGAGCAGGATGTAACAGAGTTCCTCTTTGCTTCAATCGAAGAGGTTGTCTTTACATTGTTTATAACTCTTTTATTGGTATTTTTCGTTGTGTATATCTTCTTGCAGGACTTCCGCTCTACAGTAATTCCAATGATTGCCGTGCCAGTGGCATTGATAGGTACCTTCTTCTTCCTTTGGGTATTTGGTTTCTCTATCAACTTGCTAACACTTTCGGCATTGTTGTTGGCGATTGCGATTGTTGTCGATGATGCCATTGTGGTCGTTGAGGCTGTACATGCTAAACTTGACTTAGGTTATAAGAGTGCATTGACAGCTGCTATTGATGCGATGAACGAAATCTCTGGTGCTATTATCTCTATTACTTTGGTGATGGCAGCTGTATTCGTTCCTGTGTCATTTATGGGTGGAACCTCTGGTACATTCTATCGTGAGTTCGGTGTAACGATGGCTGTGTCTATCGTTATCTCTGCTTTGAATGCTTTGACATTGTCTCCTGCGCTTTGTGCTATCTTCCTGAAACCACATAGTAAGGATGAGGGTCATAAGAAGTTGTCACGTGTTGATCGTTTCCATATGGCTTTTAATACGCAGTATGACAAGATAAACACAAAGTATCAGAAGGTTGTTGAGAAGATTATCAACCATCGTTGGATATCAAGTCTTACGGTCGTCTTGGGTATTGTAGCGCTTGTGGTTACAATGAAATTCACCCAGACTGGTCTTGTTCCAAATGAGGACACAGGTACGTTGTTTGCAATGATTAGTTTACCACCGGGTACATCACAGGTTGAAACACAAAAGGTAACTGACCAGATTGATAGAATGTTGGCAAGTAACCCATATATTGAGCGTCGTGAGCAAATTGTAGGTTACAACTTCATGGCAGGACAGGGTTCTAACCAGTCAACCTTTATTATTAAGTTGAAACCATTTGCTGAGCGTGAGTATGGGATGATAGATCGTATTAAGTCTGTCTTTGATGGCGCAGGTATAGCTGGTCTGTTTATCGATCCTACATCGTCTAATATGATTCTGGGTATGATATACAAGCAGACTGCAAGTATCAAGGGAGCACAGATTATTGCTTTTGGTCCGCCGATGATTCCTGGTTATGGTCTTTCAAATGGTGTGTCGTTTGTATTGCAGGATAAGACGGGTGGCGATCTTAATAAGTTCTATAAGGTAGCACAGGATTATTTGGCTGCATTGAGCAAGCGTCCAGAGTTTAGTCGTGCACTTACCACCTACAACCCTAACTATCCACAGTATATGGTTGATGTTGATGTGGCAAAGGCAAAGCAGGCTGGTACATCACCAGCTGCAATCCTCTCAGTATTGCAAGGGTATTATGGTGGTATGTATGCATCAAACTTTAACTCTTATGGTAAGCTCTTCCGTGTTATGATTCAAGGTACGGTTGAGAGTCGTATGAGTGAGGATGGACTGACCAATATCTACGTAAGAACTGCTGGTGGAATGGCACCTGTAAGCGAGTTCTGTACATTGAAGCGTGTCTATGGTCCATCAAATATCACACGTTTCAACCTCTTTACCTCTATCGCAATCAATGCTACACCAGCTAATGGTTATTCTTCTGGTCAGGCTATTCAAGCAGCTGAGGAGGTCGCAAAACAAGTATTGCCACAGGGTTATGGTTATGAATTCTCTGGTCTGACTCGTTCAGAGAAAGAAGCATCTAACTCAACAGCAATGATCTTCGTTCTTTGTATTGTATTCGTTTATCTGATTTTGAGTGCTCAGTATGAGAGTTATATCCTTCCTTTGGCTGTAATTCTTTCTATTCCTATCGGTTTGGCTGGCGCATTCATCTTTACGATAATCTTCGGACATAGTAACGATATCTATATGCAGATTTCGCTGATTATGTTGATTGGTCTATTGGCAAAGAATGCTATTCTTATTGTAGAGTTCGCTCTTGAGCGTCGTCGTACAGGTATGGCGATTAAGTATGCAGCAATCTTAGGTGCTGGTGCTCGTCTGCGTCCTATCCTTATGACCTCCCTTGCAATGATTATTGGTTTGTTGCCATTGATGTTTGCAAGTGGTGTAGGTCGCAATGGTAATCAGACGTTGGGCGCTGCTGCTGTCGGTGGTATGCTTATCGGTACACTTTGTCAGGTGTTTGTTGTGCCAGCCCTGTTCGCCTTCTTCCAGCACTTACAGGAGCGTCTTAAGCCTCTTGTATTTGAGGATGAGGCAAGCCGTGAAGTAATCAAGGAACTTGAGCAGTTCTCAAAGGGACCTGCAACGGATTATAAGATTGAAGAGTAG
- a CDS encoding efflux RND transporter periplasmic adaptor subunit: MKKKSILLSAIAAIAMLLTSCGGGQKGLPTNDEYPVVTIGAANAQLKTTYPATIKGVQDVEVRPKVSGFITKLYVHEGEYVRAGQVLFVVDNSTYQAAVRQAEAQVASAQSGVVGAQSRVVQAVASLNSANAQAATSRLTYSNSKNLYNNKVIGEYELEAAKNAYETAQAAVSQAESGVASAKAAVTQAHAAVRQAQAMLSTAKDNLGFCYVKSPAAGYVGSLPFKEGALVSASSAQPVTTVSNTSSIEVYFSMTEADVLKLSRTNNGLNNAIKSFPSVSLLLADGTTYNHEGVIVKTSGIIDATTGTVSVIARFPNPEHLLKSGGSGQIVIAKNNNRALLVPQEATVQVQDKIFVYKVDANSKVHYTEITVDPQNDGVNYIVTSGLKMGDRIVSKGLSSLQDGAKITALTPAEYDKAIEKAEKLGTNQGSASGFLKAMKGEGK; the protein is encoded by the coding sequence ATGAAGAAGAAAAGTATCTTACTATCTGCTATCGCAGCAATTGCAATGTTACTTACCAGTTGTGGTGGAGGTCAGAAAGGTCTTCCAACGAATGATGAGTATCCTGTTGTAACGATTGGTGCAGCTAATGCACAGTTGAAAACAACTTATCCTGCTACCATTAAAGGTGTGCAGGACGTTGAGGTGCGTCCAAAAGTTAGCGGTTTTATCACAAAATTGTATGTACATGAAGGTGAATATGTTCGTGCGGGTCAGGTTCTTTTTGTGGTAGATAACTCAACTTATCAGGCTGCTGTACGACAGGCTGAGGCTCAGGTCGCATCGGCACAGAGTGGCGTTGTTGGCGCTCAGTCACGTGTTGTACAGGCTGTAGCCAGTCTTAATTCTGCTAATGCACAGGCGGCAACTTCTCGTTTGACTTATAGTAATAGTAAGAATTTATATAATAATAAGGTAATAGGCGAGTACGAGTTGGAGGCTGCAAAGAATGCATACGAGACAGCCCAAGCAGCTGTTAGCCAAGCAGAGAGTGGCGTAGCATCTGCTAAGGCGGCTGTGACACAAGCTCATGCTGCTGTCCGTCAGGCTCAGGCAATGCTTTCTACGGCTAAGGATAACCTCGGATTCTGTTATGTGAAGAGTCCAGCTGCTGGTTATGTAGGTAGTCTTCCTTTTAAGGAGGGTGCCTTGGTGAGTGCTTCTTCTGCACAGCCAGTTACTACTGTCAGCAATACTTCTTCTATAGAAGTTTACTTCTCAATGACTGAAGCTGACGTATTGAAGCTTAGTCGTACTAATAATGGTTTGAACAATGCAATTAAGTCTTTCCCAAGTGTTAGTTTGTTATTAGCTGATGGGACAACTTATAATCATGAAGGTGTGATTGTTAAGACCAGTGGTATTATCGATGCAACAACTGGTACAGTGAGTGTTATTGCTCGTTTCCCTAACCCAGAGCACTTATTGAAGAGTGGTGGTAGCGGTCAGATTGTTATTGCAAAGAATAACAACCGTGCTTTGTTGGTACCACAAGAGGCTACTGTACAGGTTCAGGATAAGATTTTTGTATATAAGGTTGATGCTAATAGCAAGGTACATTATACTGAGATAACCGTTGACCCACAGAATGATGGTGTCAATTATATTGTTACAAGTGGTCTTAAAATGGGCGACCGTATTGTGAGCAAGGGTCTTTCAAGTCTTCAGGATGGTGCGAAGATTACAGCACTTACTCCAGCAGAGTATGATAAAGCCATTGAGAAAGCAGAGAAGTTGGGTACAAATCAAGGCTCAGCATCAGGCTTTCTTAAAGCAATGAAGGGAGAAGGTAAGTAG
- a CDS encoding fimbrillin family protein, with protein MIHFKTYLLCLGLALTTASCSQDDFDSTEATSEKLVDMSFIAGSSQPVTRTVLGTDGSTVTWQANDKIGIGFKGYQPKNYPFTTPTSGSDVHFWGKAPDVNNVSYFMMYPYQQDAKISANSNTQAIYQYNFPKNQKAVAGSFDPKANVSVGIIPQRGKPFIAYNVGGLLRFTIKGTSNVKQVKLLSIGQENLAGNLKSTITFANDGKISAAKNEFTTASPVVNLKAESGTLEENKAYYIALPEQKLSQGLTLVFIMQDGKAILKKVKQEINIQRAKVYDLGEMTLDASKTKPFILKNQGLIEAVGAKVSGLTRTADGHLDIYAADNLEKILSFKGMLEIKNNNKLTSIDELQYYRNVNGLTLQDNTNLAGELNFNKYPQLTDRIEVAGSPLVTKVDVTGLDKIVQLQAHDLNGLKEVVTGGNTKLNLFALYGNKSLESVDASNMPALTNLQTYYSSNIKTINTTNSPNVSDFNGISNGSLQNFIGLSEQSKLQKFWASGSKIESYDFSKMTNLRDVNLASAAVKEIKGLSAAGANLQELQLSKTHVSSLDVSNNPNLTSIDLYGVKEMTALDVTHNPKLTSLRIPFTSISSLDVSNNTKLTYLSVSHCKLSTLDIRHITGLGKLYAGSQEPNGFLANITVTMTAAQKAKLEQVKPFLESANDKSATVEETNSWVKVVVAP; from the coding sequence ATGATACATTTTAAGACATACTTGCTGTGTTTAGGACTTGCCCTCACCACAGCATCATGCTCACAAGACGACTTTGATAGCACTGAGGCAACCAGCGAGAAACTGGTTGACATGAGTTTTATTGCAGGCTCTTCACAGCCTGTTACACGTACTGTACTTGGCACAGACGGCTCAACTGTAACTTGGCAAGCAAACGATAAGATTGGTATTGGCTTTAAAGGATACCAACCCAAGAATTATCCCTTCACCACTCCAACCTCAGGAAGTGATGTGCATTTCTGGGGAAAAGCACCAGATGTCAATAACGTATCATACTTCATGATGTATCCTTATCAGCAGGATGCAAAGATTTCAGCAAACAGTAACACCCAAGCAATATATCAATACAACTTCCCTAAGAATCAAAAGGCTGTTGCAGGCAGCTTTGATCCAAAGGCAAATGTTTCTGTTGGTATCATTCCACAGCGTGGAAAACCATTCATTGCATACAATGTTGGTGGTTTGCTCCGCTTTACCATCAAAGGGACTTCAAACGTAAAGCAGGTAAAGTTACTTTCTATTGGGCAGGAGAACCTTGCTGGTAATTTAAAGTCAACCATCACTTTTGCTAATGATGGAAAGATTAGTGCGGCTAAAAACGAGTTCACTACGGCTTCTCCAGTGGTAAACCTCAAAGCCGAGTCTGGCACTCTTGAGGAGAATAAGGCATATTATATAGCACTCCCAGAACAAAAGCTTTCACAGGGCTTGACGCTTGTCTTTATCATGCAAGATGGTAAAGCTATCTTGAAGAAGGTTAAACAAGAAATCAACATTCAGCGTGCCAAGGTTTACGACCTCGGCGAGATGACGCTTGATGCGTCTAAGACTAAGCCTTTCATTCTCAAAAACCAGGGTCTAATTGAGGCTGTTGGTGCGAAAGTTTCAGGCTTAACAAGAACCGCAGATGGTCACTTGGATATTTATGCTGCAGACAACTTGGAGAAGATTCTTTCTTTCAAGGGAATGTTGGAAATAAAAAACAACAACAAGCTCACATCAATTGATGAACTACAATACTATCGTAATGTAAATGGACTAACTCTTCAAGATAATACGAATCTTGCAGGAGAGCTCAATTTCAACAAGTATCCACAGCTCACAGACCGAATAGAAGTTGCTGGTAGCCCATTAGTAACAAAGGTAGATGTGACTGGATTGGATAAGATAGTACAGTTACAAGCACACGATTTGAATGGACTGAAAGAAGTTGTAACTGGAGGTAACACAAAGCTTAATTTGTTTGCCTTATATGGTAATAAGAGTCTTGAATCGGTTGATGCAAGTAATATGCCTGCATTAACAAATTTACAGACATACTATAGTTCTAACATAAAGACTATCAATACCACTAATTCACCAAACGTGAGCGATTTTAATGGTATCTCTAATGGTAGTCTTCAAAACTTCATCGGATTATCAGAGCAGTCAAAACTACAGAAATTCTGGGCATCAGGTTCAAAGATTGAGAGCTATGACTTCAGCAAGATGACAAACCTAAGGGATGTCAACCTTGCAAGTGCAGCAGTGAAAGAAATCAAAGGATTGTCTGCTGCTGGAGCTAACTTACAAGAACTCCAACTGTCAAAGACCCATGTAAGTTCATTGGATGTTTCAAATAATCCAAACCTTACAAGTATTGACTTGTATGGTGTAAAAGAAATGACTGCGTTGGATGTTACTCACAACCCGAAACTAACATCACTACGCATACCATTTACTTCTATAAGTTCACTTGATGTTTCAAATAACACAAAGTTGACATATTTAAGTGTTTCACATTGCAAACTTTCAACATTAGATATACGCCACATAACAGGCTTGGGCAAGCTCTACGCTGGTAGCCAAGAGCCAAATGGCTTCTTAGCAAACATCACTGTCACAATGACAGCTGCACAAAAGGCAAAATTAGAACAAGTAAAGCCGTTCTTAGAAAGTGCTAATGATAAAAGTGCTACTGTAGAAGAAACTAATAGCTGGGTAAAGGTTGTTGTAGCACCATAA
- a CDS encoding CCA tRNA nucleotidyltransferase produces the protein MRDLSDAELAQLIDKDTFHHISAAADKLGLECYVVGGYVRDLFLERPSNDIDVVVVGSGIQVASELKAILGKKAHLSVFRNFGTAQVKYKNIEVEFVGARKESYSHDSRKPIVEDGTLEDDQNRRDFTINAMAVCLNKARFGELVDPFDGIDDLWDGIIRTPLDPDVTFSDDPLRMMRCVRFATQLNFFIEDETFEALERNADRIKIISGERIEEELNKIMMTPTPSKGFIELYRCGLLQLILPELVALDVVETRNGRAHKNNFYHTLEVLDNICKYTDNLWLRWAALLHDVGKAKCKRWDATVGWTFHNHNFVGAKMVPNIFRRLKLPMDSKMKYVQKQVDLHMRPIVIADEEVTDSAVRRLMNDAGDDIDDLMTLCEADITSKNAVRKQRFLDNFRIVREKLKDLKDRDYKRLLQPCVDGNEIMEMFNLKPSREVGVLKQTLKDAVLDNRVPNEREPLLALLCDKAKELGLTT, from the coding sequence ATGCGAGATCTTTCAGATGCCGAATTGGCACAGCTTATAGACAAAGATACATTTCATCATATTTCAGCAGCAGCCGATAAACTTGGATTAGAATGCTATGTTGTAGGTGGTTACGTTCGTGATTTGTTTTTGGAACGTCCGTCAAATGACATTGATGTCGTTGTTGTTGGAAGTGGTATTCAGGTTGCAAGTGAATTGAAAGCCATCTTAGGTAAGAAGGCTCATTTGTCCGTCTTCCGTAATTTTGGTACTGCCCAAGTAAAATACAAGAATATTGAGGTTGAGTTTGTCGGCGCAAGAAAGGAAAGTTATAGCCACGACAGTAGGAAACCGATAGTTGAAGATGGCACCTTAGAGGATGACCAGAATCGTCGCGACTTTACAATTAATGCGATGGCTGTTTGCTTGAATAAAGCACGTTTCGGAGAATTGGTTGATCCTTTCGATGGCATTGATGACCTTTGGGATGGTATTATTCGCACACCGCTCGACCCAGATGTGACTTTCTCTGATGATCCCTTGCGCATGATGCGTTGTGTTCGTTTTGCTACACAGCTCAACTTCTTTATCGAAGACGAAACTTTTGAGGCTTTGGAGCGTAATGCTGACCGAATTAAGATTATAAGTGGCGAGCGTATTGAAGAAGAGTTGAATAAGATAATGATGACGCCAACGCCGAGTAAGGGTTTCATAGAACTCTATCGATGTGGACTCCTTCAGCTTATCCTTCCTGAACTTGTCGCACTGGACGTAGTAGAAACAAGAAACGGTCGTGCTCACAAGAATAACTTCTATCATACGCTTGAGGTATTGGATAATATCTGTAAGTACACGGATAATCTCTGGTTGCGCTGGGCGGCATTACTGCACGATGTGGGCAAGGCAAAGTGTAAGCGATGGGATGCGACAGTAGGTTGGACCTTCCACAACCATAACTTTGTTGGTGCAAAGATGGTTCCAAATATCTTCCGACGTCTAAAGCTCCCGATGGATAGCAAGATGAAATATGTGCAGAAACAAGTAGATCTACACATGCGTCCGATAGTCATAGCCGATGAAGAGGTGACTGACTCAGCCGTTCGGCGATTGATGAATGATGCAGGTGATGATATAGACGACCTGATGACACTCTGTGAAGCAGATATAACAAGTAAGAATGCGGTACGAAAACAGCGCTTCTTAGATAATTTCCGTATTGTTCGTGAGAAACTAAAAGACCTGAAAGACCGTGATTATAAGCGGCTCTTGCAACCTTGTGTAGATGGAAACGAGATAATGGAGATGTTTAATCTGAAGCCGAGTAGGGAGGTGGGCGTACTAAAACAAACGCTGAAAGATGCCGTACTTGACAATCGAGTTCCGAATGAACGTGAACCACTTTTAGCGTTATTATGCGATAAAGCAAAGGAGCTGGGATTAACAACTTAG